One region of Streptomyces sp. NBC_00442 genomic DNA includes:
- a CDS encoding alpha/beta fold hydrolase — MPSKPSAAPRHRTVEAPAGRLHLVEQGSGPLVLLVHGFPESWYSWRHQLPALAAAGYRAAALDVRGYGRSSKPAAPDAYRMLDLVEDNIAVVHALAEESAVVVGHDWGANIAAASALLRPEVFRAVGLLSVPYAPPGGPRPTDAFGRIGGPEEEFYVSYFQEPGRAEAEIEPDVRGWLAGFYAALSAATMSAPGEPDPHFVTRGGRLRDRFPTGPLPAWLSEEDLDVYAGEFERTGITGALNRYRAMDRDWEDLAPHRGAPIEQPSLFIGGALDASTTWMADAIGAYPVTLPGLSASHLLDGCGHWIQQERPVEVNRILVDWLATLQG, encoded by the coding sequence ATGCCGTCCAAGCCGTCCGCTGCACCCCGCCACCGCACCGTCGAGGCCCCGGCCGGTCGCCTGCACCTGGTCGAGCAGGGCTCCGGCCCGCTGGTCCTGCTCGTGCACGGCTTCCCCGAGTCCTGGTACTCCTGGCGACACCAGCTCCCGGCCCTCGCGGCGGCCGGCTACCGGGCCGCGGCACTCGACGTCCGCGGCTACGGCCGCTCCTCCAAACCAGCCGCGCCCGACGCGTACCGCATGCTCGACCTGGTGGAGGACAACATCGCGGTCGTACACGCCCTCGCCGAGGAGAGCGCCGTGGTCGTCGGCCACGACTGGGGTGCCAACATCGCGGCGGCCTCCGCCCTGCTCCGCCCCGAAGTCTTCCGCGCGGTCGGCCTCCTGAGCGTGCCGTACGCACCGCCCGGCGGTCCCCGTCCCACCGATGCCTTCGGCCGGATCGGCGGCCCCGAGGAGGAGTTCTACGTCTCCTACTTCCAGGAGCCCGGCCGCGCCGAGGCGGAGATCGAGCCCGATGTGCGGGGCTGGCTCGCGGGTTTCTACGCGGCCCTGTCCGCCGCGACCATGTCCGCCCCGGGCGAGCCCGACCCGCATTTCGTCACTCGCGGCGGCCGGCTGCGTGACCGTTTCCCCACCGGCCCGCTCCCGGCCTGGCTGAGCGAGGAAGACCTCGACGTCTACGCCGGGGAGTTCGAGCGCACCGGGATCACCGGCGCACTCAACCGCTACCGCGCCATGGACCGCGACTGGGAAGACCTCGCCCCGCACCGCGGAGCCCCCATCGAGCAGCCGTCCCTGTTCATCGGCGGCGCTCTGGACGCGTCCACCACCTGGATGGCCGACGCCATCGGCGCCTACCCCGTCACCCTTCCCGGCCTGTCCGCCTCCCACCTCCTGGACGGCTGCGGCCACTGGATCCAGCAAGAACGCCCCGTCGAGGTCAACCGCATCCTCGTCGACTGGCTCGCCACCCTTCAGGGCTGA
- a CDS encoding helix-turn-helix domain-containing protein produces the protein MGARLRAAREGRGATLTGVSRATGISPSTLSRIETGRRRPTLEVVLRLAREYAVPLDELAGAAPAPPVVRRPSAARSGDDKAVLPLTRYVGGLHAHKHVLPAVEEPPVRPRQVSHDGYEWLCVLYGRLWLALGAQDLVLAAGDVAEFDTRTAHGVANAGSDGPVEYLIMFGPQGERLRPRTPR, from the coding sequence ATGGGTGCGCGGCTGCGGGCGGCGCGCGAGGGCCGCGGCGCCACGCTCACCGGCGTGAGCCGTGCGACCGGCATCTCGCCGAGCACGTTGTCGCGGATCGAGACGGGCCGGCGCAGGCCCACCCTGGAGGTGGTGCTTCGACTGGCGCGGGAGTACGCCGTCCCTCTGGACGAGCTGGCCGGCGCCGCGCCTGCGCCACCGGTGGTCCGACGGCCCTCGGCGGCGAGATCCGGGGACGACAAGGCGGTGCTTCCGCTGACCCGTTACGTCGGCGGCCTGCACGCCCACAAGCACGTCCTGCCCGCCGTCGAGGAGCCACCGGTACGGCCTCGGCAGGTCTCGCACGACGGCTACGAGTGGCTGTGCGTCCTGTACGGGCGACTGTGGCTCGCCCTCGGCGCCCAAGACCTCGTTCTGGCCGCCGGGGACGTCGCGGAGTTCGACACCCGCACCGCCCACGGAGTCGCGAACGCCGGATCCGACGGCCCGGTCGAGTACCTGATCATGTTCGGACCACAGGGCGAGCGCCTGCGGCCGCGCACCCCTCGGTGA
- a CDS encoding sugar O-acetyltransferase, with translation MGENKRLMLAGEWYLPDDPELLADSERRVRLCAAYDAAVAAPAAERHAILAELLGSVDASVRVRAPFRCDFGYNIAIGAGTFVNFGAVFLDTGTISIGSDVQIGPNVQLLTPTHELDAGRRRAGWEKALPVTIGDNVWLGGGVIVCPGVTIGANTVVGAGAVVTRDLPPGVLAVGNPARVVRELT, from the coding sequence GTGGGTGAGAACAAGCGCCTGATGCTGGCCGGCGAGTGGTATCTGCCCGACGATCCCGAACTCCTCGCCGACTCCGAGCGCCGCGTCCGGCTGTGCGCCGCCTACGACGCGGCCGTCGCGGCGCCGGCCGCGGAGCGGCACGCGATCCTGGCGGAGCTGCTCGGCTCGGTCGACGCGTCCGTCCGCGTGCGGGCGCCCTTCCGGTGCGACTTCGGCTACAACATCGCCATCGGCGCGGGGACGTTCGTGAACTTCGGGGCGGTGTTCCTCGACACCGGCACCATCAGCATCGGGTCGGATGTCCAGATTGGACCGAACGTCCAACTCCTCACACCTACACACGAGTTGGATGCCGGGCGTCGGCGGGCCGGGTGGGAGAAGGCCCTGCCCGTGACCATCGGGGACAACGTGTGGCTGGGCGGCGGGGTGATCGTCTGTCCCGGGGTGACCATCGGCGCGAACACGGTGGTGGGCGCGGGCGCCGTCGTCACCAGAGACCTGCCGCCGGGCGTGCTCGCGGTCGGCAACCCGGCCCGGGTGGTACGGGAGCTGACCTGA
- a CDS encoding SDR family NAD(P)-dependent oxidoreductase gives MQLEGKTVVITGAGSGLGRAMARRLARDGASVVAAGDRAGPLAETVALIEQDGGRALAVTADVSREDDVAALIERVADELGRLDVLINNAGVEFSKPVLETTGEEWDALMSVNLKGVFLCAKHAIGAMRGFGNGGVIVNVASELALTGSENVAAYSASKAGVVQLTRALAVEHAADGIRVNATSPGVILTALLQVALDATGDAAARRREFEERTLLKRLGTPEEAAEAALFLASPRSSYMTGANLVLDGGWTAH, from the coding sequence ATGCAGCTGGAGGGCAAGACCGTCGTCATCACCGGGGCCGGCAGTGGGCTGGGCCGCGCCATGGCCCGACGGCTCGCGCGGGACGGCGCCTCTGTCGTCGCCGCCGGTGACCGTGCCGGCCCGCTGGCCGAAACGGTCGCGTTGATCGAGCAGGACGGAGGACGTGCGCTGGCGGTCACCGCCGACGTGAGCCGGGAGGACGACGTCGCCGCGCTGATCGAGCGGGTCGCCGATGAGCTCGGCCGGCTTGACGTCCTGATCAACAACGCCGGCGTCGAATTCTCCAAGCCCGTGCTCGAGACGACCGGCGAGGAGTGGGACGCGCTGATGTCCGTGAACCTGAAGGGCGTCTTCCTCTGCGCGAAGCACGCGATCGGCGCCATGCGAGGGTTCGGGAACGGCGGAGTCATCGTGAACGTGGCGTCCGAACTGGCGCTCACCGGCTCCGAGAACGTGGCGGCCTACTCCGCGTCCAAGGCCGGCGTCGTCCAGTTGACCCGGGCCCTTGCGGTGGAGCACGCCGCGGACGGGATCAGGGTCAACGCCACGAGTCCGGGCGTCATTCTCACCGCCCTGTTGCAGGTCGCCCTGGACGCGACGGGCGACGCGGCGGCGCGACGCCGCGAGTTCGAGGAGCGCACGCTGCTGAAGCGGCTCGGTACGCCGGAAGAAGCAGCGGAAGCAGCGCTGTTCCTGGCCTCCCCCCGGTCCTCGTACATGACCGGCGCCAATCTCGTCCTGGACGGTGGATGGACCGCGCATTGA
- a CDS encoding metallophosphoesterase family protein: protein MVTRVAVLSDIHGVLPALEAVLAEPDVGTADRIVLTGDITAGPQPAQVLDLLTSLGDRVVWISGNADRELLEYRRGQRETIPDPIAPWAAEQLREDHLDLLGSLPRSLSLSVKGLGKVLFCHATPRDDEEVVLVDSRLDRWADVLTGLDDDIRTVVCGHTHMPFVRLAHGRLVINPGSIRMPYGRTGAHWALLGPGVELRTTDFDLSAAAARLRQGSSYPDIAEWADYFLYARASDADALTAFGPRDGRDQTP from the coding sequence ATGGTGACCCGAGTAGCCGTCCTGTCCGACATCCACGGAGTTCTGCCGGCCCTGGAGGCGGTGCTCGCCGAACCAGACGTCGGCACCGCCGATCGCATCGTGCTGACCGGCGACATCACCGCCGGCCCGCAACCGGCCCAGGTTCTCGACCTGCTGACCAGCCTCGGCGACCGCGTCGTCTGGATCAGCGGCAACGCCGACCGTGAACTCCTCGAATACCGCCGGGGGCAACGCGAAACGATCCCCGACCCGATCGCCCCCTGGGCAGCCGAACAGCTCCGCGAAGACCATCTGGACCTTCTCGGCTCGTTGCCACGGTCGCTCTCCCTGTCCGTGAAGGGCCTGGGGAAGGTGCTGTTCTGCCATGCCACGCCTCGCGACGACGAGGAGGTCGTCCTGGTCGACTCGCGCCTCGACCGCTGGGCTGACGTCCTCACCGGGCTCGACGACGACATTCGTACCGTGGTCTGCGGCCACACCCACATGCCGTTCGTCCGCCTCGCCCACGGCCGACTCGTGATCAACCCGGGCAGCATCCGTATGCCCTACGGACGAACCGGAGCACATTGGGCTCTCCTGGGACCGGGCGTCGAGCTCCGGACCACGGACTTCGACCTCTCAGCCGCAGCGGCCCGGCTCCGCCAGGGGTCGTCCTACCCCGACATCGCCGAATGGGCCGACTACTTCCTGTACGCGCGCGCGTCCGACGCCGACGCCCTCACGGCCTTCGGCCCCCGGGACGGGCGCGACCAGACCCCGTGA
- a CDS encoding NADH:flavin oxidoreductase, producing the protein MTLTPSTASRAAEILSRPVTLNGLTVPNRIAMAPMTRMFSPGGVPGEDVQAYYASRAAAGVGLIVTEGTYVGHESAGQSDRVPRFHGEDQLAGWAKVASAVHEAGGTIVPQLWHIGMVRNHGEAPYVDAPAVGPSGIRVDGTEGTGKAMTRADLDDVIGAFADAAAEAERIGFDGIELHGAHGYLLDQFLWERTNRRTDGYGGDAVARTKFAAEIVAAVRERVAADFPVIFRYSQWKQEAYDARLAQTPEELEAILSPLTAAGVDAFHASTRRYWVPEFEGSDLNLAGWTKKLTGRPAITVGSVGLDGDFLRAFAGEGADLGDINNLLDRMERDEFDMVAVGRALLQDPQWAAKVLGNRFDELKAYDPAALKSLSR; encoded by the coding sequence ATGACCCTCACCCCGTCCACCGCCTCCCGTGCGGCAGAGATCCTGTCGCGGCCCGTCACGCTGAACGGCCTGACCGTCCCGAACCGCATCGCGATGGCTCCGATGACGCGGATGTTCTCCCCCGGCGGTGTCCCTGGCGAGGATGTCCAGGCGTACTACGCGAGCCGGGCCGCAGCAGGGGTGGGCCTGATCGTCACCGAGGGCACGTACGTCGGGCACGAGTCCGCGGGACAGAGCGACCGGGTGCCGCGGTTCCACGGCGAGGACCAGCTGGCGGGATGGGCGAAGGTCGCCTCGGCCGTGCACGAGGCGGGCGGCACCATCGTGCCGCAGCTGTGGCACATAGGCATGGTGCGCAACCACGGCGAGGCCCCGTACGTCGACGCGCCCGCCGTGGGCCCCTCCGGCATCCGCGTCGACGGCACCGAGGGGACCGGCAAGGCGATGACCCGCGCCGATCTCGACGACGTCATCGGCGCGTTCGCCGATGCGGCCGCCGAGGCCGAGCGGATCGGCTTCGACGGGATCGAACTGCACGGCGCCCACGGCTACTTGCTCGACCAGTTCCTGTGGGAGCGGACCAACCGCCGCACCGACGGCTACGGCGGCGACGCCGTGGCCCGCACGAAGTTCGCCGCGGAAATCGTGGCCGCGGTCCGCGAACGCGTGGCGGCGGACTTCCCGGTGATCTTCCGCTACTCGCAGTGGAAGCAGGAGGCCTACGATGCCCGCCTCGCTCAGACCCCCGAGGAGCTGGAGGCGATCCTCAGCCCGCTGACGGCCGCCGGTGTCGACGCGTTCCACGCCTCCACCCGGCGCTACTGGGTCCCCGAGTTCGAGGGCTCGGACCTCAACCTGGCCGGCTGGACCAAGAAGCTCACCGGCCGGCCGGCCATCACCGTCGGCTCGGTCGGCCTCGACGGTGACTTCCTCCGCGCCTTCGCCGGCGAGGGTGCGGATCTCGGAGACATCAACAACCTCCTGGACCGGATGGAACGCGACGAGTTCGACATGGTCGCCGTCGGCCGCGCGCTGCTCCAGGACCCGCAGTGGGCCGCGAAGGTCCTCGGCAACCGCTTCGACGAGCTCAAGGCGTACGACCCGGCAGCGCTCAAGTCGCTCAGCCGGTAG
- a CDS encoding MarR family winged helix-turn-helix transcriptional regulator translates to MLLSRHQVLALRERDPERLDRSAYLLLSRIDTQGPMSIGQLADAFGLDTSTVNRQTAALLRCGLAERVADPDGGMARKLRITEQGERRLAADREANRSCLARVVAHWSPEEVRELENVLVRLNRCAESLEGRHWPRTEPDEGDDACAERTAPAPQ, encoded by the coding sequence ATGCTGCTCTCGCGGCATCAAGTGCTGGCGCTGCGCGAACGCGACCCCGAACGCCTGGATCGCTCTGCGTACCTGCTGCTCAGCCGGATCGACACCCAAGGCCCCATGTCCATCGGGCAGTTGGCCGACGCCTTCGGGCTCGACACCTCCACCGTGAACCGCCAGACGGCCGCTCTGCTGCGCTGCGGACTGGCCGAGCGCGTCGCGGACCCGGACGGCGGCATGGCCCGCAAGCTGCGCATCACGGAGCAAGGTGAACGCCGCCTCGCCGCGGATCGCGAAGCCAACCGCTCCTGCCTGGCCCGGGTGGTTGCCCACTGGTCCCCGGAGGAGGTGCGGGAGCTGGAGAACGTGCTGGTCCGCTTGAACCGCTGTGCCGAGTCCCTCGAAGGACGGCACTGGCCGCGCACGGAGCCGGACGAGGGCGATGATGCGTGCGCCGAACGCACCGCTCCGGCCCCGCAGTAG
- a CDS encoding NTP pyrophosphohydrolase, whose product MSGRPVLIVDAANVVGSVPDGWWRDRKGAAERLRDRLGGRHDDEEVILVVEGAARGVESVPGVRVESAAGSGDDLIVELAAAHADRHCTVVTADRALRERVRAYGAECVGPRTVRPV is encoded by the coding sequence GTGAGCGGGCGTCCGGTACTGATCGTCGATGCCGCGAACGTCGTCGGATCGGTGCCCGACGGGTGGTGGCGGGACCGCAAGGGGGCCGCCGAGCGGCTACGGGACCGCCTTGGCGGGCGGCACGACGACGAGGAGGTGATCCTCGTCGTCGAGGGGGCCGCGCGCGGTGTCGAGTCGGTGCCCGGCGTGCGGGTCGAGTCCGCGGCCGGCAGCGGGGACGACCTCATCGTGGAGCTGGCTGCCGCCCATGCCGACCGGCACTGCACGGTCGTGACCGCCGACCGTGCGCTGCGCGAACGGGTCCGGGCGTACGGCGCCGAGTGCGTCGGGCCTCGGACGGTGCGACCCGTTTGA
- a CDS encoding TetR/AcrR family transcriptional regulator codes for MESVLTEAVALLDEAGAQALTFRALAQRLGGGVASIYWYVASKDELLDRATDHVVGAALADIEGLARTDDPIDDLRAMSLALFDAIMDRPWLGAYFMRNTDVQGNTLRLYERLGQQTLRLNLSPRQRFHAVSAIVGVVVGSAVDLGQEPPQEVLDGVVNRDEFLGRYAQTWRELDPADFPFVHEIVDEFEGHDDVDQFRSALDLTLTGLRLQAGVEPTELS; via the coding sequence ATGGAGTCCGTGCTCACCGAGGCGGTGGCCCTGCTCGATGAGGCCGGGGCGCAGGCGCTGACCTTCCGTGCGCTCGCGCAGCGCCTCGGCGGCGGCGTCGCGAGCATCTACTGGTACGTGGCGAGCAAGGACGAACTGCTGGACCGCGCCACCGACCACGTCGTGGGCGCGGCCCTGGCCGACATCGAGGGGCTTGCGCGCACCGACGACCCGATCGACGACCTCCGCGCGATGTCCCTGGCCCTGTTCGACGCGATCATGGACCGGCCCTGGCTGGGTGCGTACTTCATGCGCAACACCGACGTCCAGGGCAACACCCTGCGCCTGTACGAGCGGCTCGGCCAGCAGACCCTTCGCCTGAACCTCAGTCCCCGCCAGCGGTTCCACGCGGTGTCGGCGATCGTCGGGGTCGTCGTCGGTTCAGCCGTCGACCTGGGCCAGGAGCCGCCCCAAGAGGTCCTCGACGGCGTAGTGAACCGTGACGAATTCCTCGGCCGCTACGCCCAGACCTGGCGGGAGCTCGACCCGGCCGACTTCCCGTTCGTGCACGAGATCGTCGACGAGTTCGAGGGCCACGACGACGTCGACCAGTTCCGCTCCGCACTGGATCTCACCCTGACGGGCCTCCGCCTGCAGGCCGGGGTCGAGCCGACGGAGCTCTCGTGA
- a CDS encoding MFS transporter: protein MTTAPPPPTTSHTYPSLRAAWIPLAALCLAFFVEMVDNTLLSIALPTIGRDLGSGTTALQWVTGAYSLTFGGLLLTAGSMADRLGRRRVLLIGLAVFGSLSLCVVLVTTAGELIALRAALGVAAAAMAPITNSLVFRLFDDKALRMRAMTVMIIVGMSGFVLGPLLGGTALAHARWEWLLVVNAPIALIACIGVRLGVPADRPQDLTKDALDLPGAVLSVAAIGLACYSLTSGVDNGWLSAITIASIIGAIAAGVAFVRHERRSPAPMLDLKVFSNGTVRGAAIAQIGTSIAMASVMFGLILHFQYAYGWSPMRAGLANLPIIMTMLAATPLSEWLARRFGHRIACLVGAACLAGALAGLSWGVDHGYAAIAVCMVLMTVGLRTVMTICAVALVDAMPSNRTSIGAALNDTAQEVGSSVGTAVVGTLIAALVTTQLPAGTWSGDLVASFFRGERITYALLAVVVGLIAAGGALSLTNSHTVEEAAVEEPAVGEPV from the coding sequence ATGACCACCGCACCGCCACCACCAACGACCTCACACACCTATCCGTCCCTGCGCGCGGCATGGATACCGCTGGCCGCCCTCTGCCTGGCCTTCTTCGTCGAGATGGTCGACAACACGCTGCTGTCGATCGCGCTGCCCACCATCGGCCGTGACCTCGGCAGTGGAACGACCGCGTTGCAGTGGGTCACGGGGGCCTATTCGCTGACGTTCGGAGGCCTGCTGCTCACCGCGGGATCGATGGCCGACCGGCTCGGACGCCGACGCGTGCTGCTGATCGGGCTCGCCGTGTTCGGTTCGCTGAGCCTGTGCGTCGTGCTCGTCACCACGGCCGGCGAGCTCATTGCCCTGCGGGCCGCACTCGGCGTAGCCGCCGCCGCGATGGCCCCGATCACGAACTCCCTGGTCTTCCGCCTGTTCGACGACAAAGCCCTGCGGATGCGCGCCATGACGGTGATGATCATCGTCGGCATGTCCGGCTTCGTCCTCGGGCCACTCCTGGGCGGTACCGCGCTGGCCCACGCACGGTGGGAGTGGCTGTTGGTCGTCAATGCCCCGATCGCGCTGATCGCCTGCATCGGCGTCCGCCTCGGTGTTCCGGCCGACCGGCCGCAGGACCTGACCAAGGACGCACTCGACCTGCCCGGCGCCGTCCTCAGCGTCGCGGCCATCGGGCTCGCCTGCTACTCACTGACCAGCGGAGTCGACAACGGCTGGCTGTCCGCGATCACCATCGCGTCGATCATCGGTGCCATCGCCGCCGGCGTCGCGTTCGTCCGGCACGAGCGCCGCAGCCCAGCGCCCATGCTGGACCTGAAGGTCTTCTCCAACGGCACCGTCCGCGGCGCCGCCATCGCGCAGATCGGCACGTCCATCGCGATGGCCAGCGTCATGTTCGGACTGATCCTGCACTTCCAGTACGCCTACGGTTGGAGCCCGATGCGGGCCGGTCTTGCCAACCTGCCGATCATCATGACGATGCTCGCGGCCACCCCCCTGTCCGAGTGGCTCGCACGCCGCTTCGGCCACCGCATCGCCTGCCTGGTGGGCGCGGCCTGCCTGGCCGGGGCGCTCGCGGGTCTCTCCTGGGGTGTCGACCACGGATACGCCGCCATCGCGGTGTGCATGGTGCTCATGACCGTGGGGCTGCGCACCGTCATGACGATCTGCGCGGTCGCCCTCGTCGACGCGATGCCGAGCAACCGCACCTCGATCGGCGCCGCCCTCAACGACACCGCCCAGGAGGTCGGTTCCAGCGTGGGTACCGCCGTGGTGGGCACCCTCATCGCCGCGCTCGTCACCACCCAGCTGCCCGCCGGCACCTGGAGCGGCGACCTGGTCGCGTCGTTCTTCCGCGGCGAACGGATCACCTATGCCCTCCTCGCCGTGGTCGTCGGCCTGATCGCGGCCGGTGGCGCGCTGAGTCTCACCAACTCGCACACCGTCGAGGAAGCGGCCGTCGAGGAGCCCGCGGTCGGAGAGCCGGTCTGA
- a CDS encoding class I SAM-dependent methyltransferase — MTDRPEDPNVPDEDRTPLQPAQALFDALGIAYEEAFAASEAHHASLRWLLDELVPGSRVLDVGSGTGRPTAETLSSAGHSVLGIDISPVMVDLATRQVPDAEFRCGDIRAVALSDSSFDAVCVYFALLQMSREEQVSLVTRLARTVKPGGRMVLATVPVDVEGAEFVFMDHPVRATSFARDDFVALVTDAGLTVRSEESLLFTPSRPDAEPEPHLFLYCER, encoded by the coding sequence GTGACCGACAGACCGGAGGACCCGAACGTGCCCGACGAGGACCGCACCCCGCTCCAGCCCGCCCAGGCGCTGTTCGATGCGCTGGGCATCGCGTACGAAGAGGCGTTCGCCGCTTCCGAGGCACACCACGCTTCGTTGCGGTGGCTTCTCGACGAGCTTGTTCCCGGCAGCCGAGTGCTGGATGTCGGCAGCGGTACGGGCCGGCCCACCGCGGAAACGCTCTCTTCCGCCGGGCACAGTGTGCTCGGCATCGACATCTCCCCCGTCATGGTCGATCTCGCCACCCGTCAGGTGCCCGACGCCGAGTTCCGCTGCGGGGACATCCGTGCCGTTGCGCTGAGCGACTCTTCGTTCGACGCCGTGTGCGTCTACTTCGCTCTGCTGCAGATGTCGCGCGAGGAACAGGTGAGTCTCGTGACTCGGCTGGCCCGTACCGTGAAGCCCGGCGGCCGCATGGTCCTGGCGACCGTTCCCGTGGACGTCGAAGGAGCCGAGTTCGTCTTCATGGACCATCCGGTTCGCGCGACGAGCTTTGCCCGCGACGACTTCGTCGCCCTGGTCACCGACGCGGGCCTGACCGTACGGTCCGAGGAGAGCCTGTTGTTCACCCCGTCCCGCCCCGACGCCGAACCGGAGCCGCACCTCTTCCTGTACTGCGAACGGTGA
- a CDS encoding DUF1330 domain-containing protein, which translates to MSAYGFAHLRSRRNHPDVIEYLQRIQATLDPFAGRFVIHGPPTEVVEGAWPGSMVLIEFPGLDEARAWYGSPAYQAIVHLRTDHIEGDLVLIEGVAPAYDPAVRARTLQAG; encoded by the coding sequence ATGTCCGCCTACGGCTTTGCCCATCTGCGCAGCCGCCGAAATCATCCCGATGTCATCGAATATCTTCAGCGCATTCAGGCAACCCTCGATCCCTTTGCCGGTCGCTTCGTCATTCACGGTCCGCCGACGGAAGTGGTGGAGGGGGCGTGGCCCGGCAGCATGGTGCTCATCGAGTTCCCCGGCCTGGATGAAGCCCGCGCCTGGTACGGATCCCCGGCGTACCAGGCCATCGTGCACCTGCGCACCGATCACATCGAGGGTGACCTGGTCCTGATCGAGGGCGTCGCGCCGGCCTACGATCCGGCCGTCCGGGCGCGCACGTTGCAGGCGGGGTAA
- a CDS encoding flavin reductase family protein codes for MDTARPETLRPVAPVTHLKIEPSILYFGTPVVLLSTENQDGTFNLAPISSAWALGRTVVIGLGRDGQTAHNLAARPDVVVNLPAPAQWHAVERLAPLTGRTPVPSTKPDGCRFEPDKFGAAGLAMQPSDLVRPPRVAGCPIQLEACAERVRPDVRGAFVIVEATVRRVHADARIVVPGTEHIDPAAWSPLIYNFRHYFGLGHELGHSYRTETPTGP; via the coding sequence ATGGACACCGCACGCCCCGAGACCCTTCGCCCGGTCGCACCCGTCACCCACCTGAAGATCGAGCCGAGCATCCTGTACTTCGGCACTCCGGTGGTGCTCCTGAGTACGGAGAACCAGGACGGGACGTTCAACCTCGCCCCGATCTCCTCGGCTTGGGCCCTTGGCCGGACCGTCGTCATCGGGCTGGGCCGTGACGGCCAGACCGCGCACAACCTCGCCGCTCGCCCCGACGTGGTCGTCAACCTGCCCGCCCCCGCGCAATGGCACGCGGTGGAACGTCTGGCGCCGCTCACGGGCCGTACCCCGGTGCCCTCGACCAAGCCCGACGGCTGCCGGTTCGAGCCGGACAAGTTCGGCGCGGCCGGCCTGGCCATGCAGCCATCCGATCTCGTACGGCCACCGCGTGTCGCCGGCTGCCCGATCCAGCTGGAGGCCTGCGCCGAGCGCGTGCGGCCGGACGTGCGGGGCGCGTTCGTCATCGTCGAGGCGACCGTGCGCAGGGTGCATGCCGATGCCCGGATCGTCGTTCCCGGCACCGAGCACATCGACCCTGCCGCTTGGAGCCCGCTCATCTACAACTTCCGCCACTACTTCGGTCTGGGCCACGAACTCGGCCACTCGTACCGTACGGAGACCCCCACGGGCCCCTAG
- a CDS encoding ArsR/SmtB family transcription factor, whose protein sequence is MDTRNADARNARTRNARTRNAHPWNAGGSGPELASVAKLLADGTRARFCMALLDGRAWTASELARHAGVAPSTATGHLNALVRGNVLAEERQGRHRYVRLAGPQVAELIEGLAAMAPERPPVVRSLSGAGRGQALAHARTCYDHLAGVLGVAITDAMIDRRLLDTEHGLSLTGAGAAWLAELGITIPAGTRRPAVRSCLDWTERRPHLAGAVGAALCHYAFDTGWITPIGTTRAMAVTPLGQAALRHHLRLSADVLSPRGEAGGDPRGA, encoded by the coding sequence ATGGACACGCGGAACGCAGATGCGAGGAACGCCCGCACGCGCAATGCCCGCACACGGAACGCCCACCCGTGGAACGCGGGAGGCAGCGGCCCCGAGCTCGCTTCCGTGGCGAAGCTCTTGGCAGACGGCACACGGGCGCGCTTCTGCATGGCGCTGCTCGACGGACGGGCCTGGACGGCTTCGGAGCTGGCGCGTCACGCCGGCGTGGCTCCGTCCACCGCGACCGGCCACCTGAACGCGCTCGTACGCGGCAACGTTCTGGCCGAGGAGCGTCAGGGCCGTCACCGGTACGTGCGTCTGGCCGGCCCGCAGGTGGCCGAGCTGATCGAGGGCCTCGCCGCGATGGCCCCGGAACGCCCTCCGGTCGTGCGATCCCTGTCCGGGGCAGGCCGTGGGCAGGCGCTCGCTCATGCCCGCACCTGCTACGACCACCTCGCCGGGGTCCTCGGCGTCGCCATCACCGACGCCATGATCGACCGGCGTCTGCTTGACACGGAGCACGGGCTCTCCCTGACCGGCGCCGGGGCCGCCTGGCTGGCGGAACTCGGCATCACCATTCCGGCCGGCACGCGTCGACCGGCGGTGCGCTCCTGTCTGGACTGGACCGAACGGCGACCGCACCTGGCCGGCGCGGTAGGTGCCGCACTGTGCCACTACGCGTTCGACACGGGCTGGATCACCCCCATCGGCACCACGCGCGCCATGGCCGTGACCCCGCTGGGCCAGGCAGCGCTGCGTCACCACCTCCGCCTGTCTGCCGATGTCCTCTCGCCCCGAGGGGAAGCCGGCGGAGATCCCCGCGGCGCCTGA